The following proteins are encoded in a genomic region of Paenibacillus sp. FSL R7-0273:
- a CDS encoding DUF4870 domain-containing protein — MSPFKSSTGLPENIAAAVCYFLPFVGPVVFLALEKRSRFVLFHALQSLIAFGVLMVAHVISGFIPLIGGFVGAILSLLAFSVWLLMLFHSLGGRWYKLPLAGDLAESQLRQL; from the coding sequence ATGTCCCCGTTCAAATCGTCCACCGGACTGCCCGAGAATATCGCTGCCGCTGTCTGTTACTTCCTTCCTTTTGTCGGACCTGTCGTGTTCCTGGCGCTGGAGAAGCGCAGCCGCTTCGTGCTTTTCCATGCCCTGCAGTCCCTGATTGCCTTCGGCGTGCTGATGGTTGCCCATGTCATCAGCGGCTTCATTCCGCTGATCGGCGGTTTTGTCGGTGCTATTCTCTCGCTGCTCGCCTTCTCCGTCTGGCTGCTGATGCTCTTTCATTCCCTGGGCGGCAGGTGGTATAAGCTGCCCTTGGCAGGCGATCTCGCGGAAAGTCAGCTCCGCCAGCTGTAA